In Thermospira aquatica, the following proteins share a genomic window:
- a CDS encoding integrase catalytic domain-containing protein, with the protein MFERRPIYRETAKQYQKASKKEKMEILDYFVRITGLKNRNYAARLLRQHGKTIYVGKKNYLKADIAKKGKRPGRKKKFGEEELKLLKKVWEIENYMCGKRLKPILNEVLDNLLANGHLHGSPQAIENLRHISASSIDRLLKHERKKLEIKGRKGTKPGTLLKQQIAIRTWAEWDENCPGFMEIDLVAHEGGNSRGDFAQTLNMVDVWSGWTELVAIKNKASKWVREAIEKVQRRLPFDLRGIDSDTGAEFINHPLRDWCEKHQIKFTRGRSSRSNDNCYVEQKNYSIVRQNVGYFRYDTEEEVYYLNRLYAYLRLYANFFQPVMKMTEKKRIGSKVQKKHDDIKTPYQRLLESSYVSEAQKERLTRLYKALDLFHKINKAWLKRETFSAFKKECKKQKFGGNCMEFLSTFFYEAMIRISSTFLFDATG; encoded by the coding sequence ATGTTTGAAAGGAGACCTATTTACAGGGAAACGGCAAAACAATATCAAAAAGCCAGCAAAAAGGAAAAAATGGAGATACTGGATTACTTTGTGAGGATAACAGGTTTAAAAAACCGAAACTATGCCGCCAGGCTCTTGAGGCAGCACGGAAAAACCATCTATGTAGGCAAGAAAAATTACCTTAAAGCCGACATAGCCAAGAAGGGCAAAAGACCTGGCAGAAAGAAAAAATTCGGCGAAGAGGAACTAAAACTTCTAAAAAAGGTCTGGGAAATTGAAAACTACATGTGTGGCAAACGTTTAAAGCCGATTCTCAATGAAGTTTTAGATAATCTCTTAGCAAACGGACATCTCCACGGTTCTCCACAGGCTATAGAAAACTTGCGCCATATAAGTGCTTCAAGTATTGACCGACTTTTGAAACATGAGCGTAAAAAGCTTGAGATAAAAGGACGAAAAGGCACAAAACCTGGAACGTTGTTAAAGCAACAAATAGCTATACGCACGTGGGCAGAGTGGGATGAAAATTGCCCTGGTTTTATGGAGATTGATCTGGTTGCCCATGAGGGAGGAAATAGCCGGGGAGATTTTGCTCAAACATTAAATATGGTGGATGTTTGGAGCGGTTGGACAGAACTTGTGGCAATCAAAAACAAGGCTTCAAAATGGGTAAGAGAAGCCATAGAAAAAGTCCAAAGAAGACTTCCTTTTGATTTACGGGGAATTGATTCTGATACCGGTGCTGAATTTATTAATCATCCTCTACGCGATTGGTGTGAGAAGCACCAGATAAAATTTACAAGGGGGAGAAGCTCCCGTTCCAATGATAACTGCTACGTTGAGCAGAAAAACTATTCCATAGTCCGCCAGAATGTTGGATACTTCCGCTACGATACCGAGGAAGAAGTCTACTACTTGAACCGACTCTATGCGTATCTCAGGCTTTATGCCAACTTTTTTCAACCGGTTATGAAAATGACAGAGAAAAAGAGAATCGGAAGCAAGGTGCAAAAGAAGCATGATGATATTAAAACTCCCTACCAACGGCTTTTAGAAAGCTCTTATGTAAGTGAGGCACAAAAGGAACGCCTAACAAGGCTTTATAAGGCTCTCGATTTGTTTCACAAAATTAACAAGGCTTGGCTCAAGAGAGAAACTTTTTCAGCCTTCAAAAAAGAATGTAAAAAACAAAAATTTGGAGGAAACTGTATGGAATTTTTGAGTACTTTTTTTTATGAGGCAATGATTCGAATTTCGAGTACTTTTTTATTTGACGCAACGGGCTAA
- a CDS encoding tetratricopeptide repeat protein yields the protein MKRFFLFCFLGYAVLLWAQTPRQDQLAYTLYNQGNDAYIRKDFELAKNYYLQVINGYNQSRYMPYALFMYTYVETDYPKILDALSYLVQRYPDFPYWTNAVEKLGDMYYIMENHAAAIETYSQIASDEALYKLGMLYLANGFQDESIKTIQRLLIQTTNRELLYRALLILVKALITKQEFAACYPHLQRLVSLRPYAYDNGLRALYYAAMYYTQGKDDESQSYALYLFGLLRQMFPLSAEATIASQYIVQLQSQGKIPREVSWVSVYYTSPSRVTIPDPVRELPLPLAKENAATNTLESQIDKQAQVVRREIQEYVVRIGQYKDLSVANIIVNDIVKSGIQEALGVYYRDDTYVVEIRGFPSEEKARSIAEKIIALGYTDTVVVEIARVVRYNPPVQ from the coding sequence ATGAAAAGATTTTTTCTTTTTTGTTTTTTGGGTTATGCTGTTCTCCTCTGGGCTCAAACCCCAAGACAGGATCAACTTGCCTATACCCTGTACAATCAGGGAAATGACGCCTATATCCGCAAAGACTTCGAGCTTGCAAAAAACTACTACCTTCAGGTAATAAACGGTTATAACCAATCCCGTTATATGCCTTATGCCCTTTTTATGTACACCTATGTTGAAACAGATTATCCCAAAATTTTAGATGCCCTTTCCTATCTCGTACAGAGGTATCCGGACTTTCCCTACTGGACCAACGCTGTAGAAAAACTGGGAGACATGTACTACATCATGGAAAACCACGCAGCAGCCATTGAGACGTATAGCCAGATCGCCTCTGATGAAGCTCTCTATAAACTTGGTATGCTTTACCTTGCCAACGGATTTCAGGATGAATCCATCAAGACCATCCAGCGTCTTCTCATCCAGACAACCAATCGAGAACTCCTCTATCGCGCTCTGCTCATCCTGGTTAAAGCCCTTATAACCAAGCAAGAATTTGCGGCTTGTTATCCCCATCTCCAGAGACTTGTTTCCCTTCGGCCTTATGCCTATGACAATGGCTTACGAGCTCTCTATTACGCCGCGATGTACTATACCCAGGGAAAAGATGACGAATCCCAATCGTATGCTCTCTACCTTTTTGGTCTTCTCCGGCAAATGTTTCCTCTCTCAGCTGAGGCCACCATTGCCAGCCAATATATTGTCCAACTTCAGTCACAAGGAAAAATCCCTCGAGAGGTAAGCTGGGTAAGTGTCTATTATACCTCTCCTTCACGGGTAACTATCCCAGATCCCGTGAGAGAACTTCCCCTTCCTCTTGCCAAGGAAAATGCCGCCACCAATACCCTTGAATCACAGATTGACAAACAAGCACAGGTAGTACGTCGAGAGATCCAGGAGTACGTAGTACGTATCGGCCAGTACAAAGACCTCAGTGTGGCAAACATCATTGTCAATGATATCGTCAAATCCGGTATTCAGGAAGCACTCGGGGTATACTACAGAGATGACACCTATGTGGTAGAAATCCGCGGCTTTCCCTCAGAGGAAAAGGCTCGGAGCATCGCAGAGAAGATCATCGCGCTAGGTTACACTGATACCGTAGTAGTCGAGATAGCAAGGGTTGTACGTTACAATCCTCCCGTGCAGTAA
- a CDS encoding tetratricopeptide repeat protein, translating to MGIAVELIETKQRLYQLLSEGKLDDVQQQALEIMTAYPQDKELEEILATVHFWKHREEYFFLQDDTEGGEELFQEWWKYESFRKENGHTNLKVYQSIKYFVFSRLMEILIEVYRLSPFPRKDILLTLGEVFSTLGMTDRAIETLEYALSLDRNDEDVMIYILLGNAYADAGEEELASVMYNDAFYINPAMIELEKITYPPIQKLAQLIKTHGVKKELLAEWIPVYAFAHGTLKNKREMSMRFLQGLRQRITVLEQTIKYDKKAIDVLVPRLINAYLWLLDYHLCQTQAKNNTQAVARKILDIIDKGIFLESVRKHLLEKLEPALNQIEKYITR from the coding sequence ATGGGGATAGCAGTGGAGTTAATAGAGACAAAACAGAGGTTGTATCAGCTCCTCAGCGAAGGGAAGCTTGATGATGTCCAGCAACAAGCTCTCGAAATTATGACTGCATATCCTCAAGATAAAGAGCTAGAAGAAATCCTGGCCACAGTCCATTTTTGGAAACATAGAGAGGAGTATTTTTTTCTCCAGGATGATACAGAAGGAGGTGAAGAGCTTTTTCAAGAGTGGTGGAAGTACGAATCCTTCCGAAAGGAAAACGGCCACACCAACCTCAAAGTATACCAATCCATAAAGTATTTTGTGTTCTCGCGTCTCATGGAGATACTTATCGAGGTATACAGGCTCTCCCCCTTTCCCCGGAAGGATATCCTCCTTACACTGGGAGAGGTTTTTTCCACCCTGGGCATGACAGACAGGGCTATTGAAACCCTTGAATATGCCCTGAGTCTGGACAGAAACGATGAGGATGTCATGATCTACATTCTCCTGGGAAACGCTTATGCGGATGCTGGAGAGGAGGAATTGGCCTCGGTAATGTATAACGACGCTTTTTACATCAATCCGGCCATGATAGAGTTGGAGAAGATAACCTACCCACCCATTCAAAAGCTTGCGCAACTCATCAAAACTCACGGCGTCAAAAAAGAGCTGCTGGCCGAGTGGATTCCAGTGTACGCTTTTGCCCATGGAACGCTAAAAAACAAACGTGAAATGTCCATGAGATTTCTCCAGGGGTTACGTCAGAGAATTACCGTTCTGGAGCAGACGATTAAATACGACAAAAAGGCTATAGATGTCCTGGTTCCGCGACTGATTAACGCCTACTTGTGGCTCCTGGACTATCACCTGTGTCAAACCCAGGCAAAAAATAATACCCAGGCAGTCGCGCGAAAGATTCTGGATATTATAGACAAGGGTATTTTTCTTGAAAGTGTACGAAAACATCTTCTGGAAAAGCTGGAACCTGCCCTAAACCAGATAGAAAAATATATAACGAGGTAG
- a CDS encoding protein O-mannosyl-transferase family yields METRKTTSLSTKKDLFARLYPDGYRPYRFRWFDYVLALLVFLTAFTGYIKTLTPSIGAGDSGELTTTLYNMGASHAPGFPLYGILGKLFTYLAVGDIGYRVNIYTATTAAGAVLFLFLTLLKLLGLNRTREDIASQKPKAILSVHIPALAASLAFAFASDHWQQAVGGEVYSLNVFLVSMMIFVMVWWYEELIANHNRQEMDFAYRKSLLLAYVMGLSLTDHQLPLWYIVAFFVVMFPLTFFALFANKVKDTEHFSASETFDIWWIVIAAPFLALFVMQFSGRLGLLVLLFGMLAGYSFFALLLSHLKEEYRKDFMIRLPHVLTMGGLAILSVAIFLNKAYLARLIYPQDVGWILFSIFLVPTYLMVYTLVVKLLHLKSNWVDRVFEIMGFGSLLFIFAMTIYLYMMVRANALADLPDPKPLSWGDTRSLEVLFNQMLRKQYGGRAASGGINYFWGQLAWVGKFIVDQYGIINVLIGIGGFVVMLFREKIWATYLLWAMTLLAVSLIKFVNPEVDAWTQSFQVVMHIQNFWVYAIFLAYGYQALIDAASGSWSLKSVNEDA; encoded by the coding sequence ATGGAGACCAGGAAAACAACCTCTCTCTCAACAAAAAAAGACCTTTTTGCAAGACTCTACCCCGATGGTTACAGACCTTACAGGTTTCGTTGGTTTGATTATGTCCTGGCGCTCCTCGTGTTTCTCACGGCTTTCACCGGTTATATAAAAACCTTAACACCATCTATTGGTGCCGGAGATAGCGGAGAACTCACAACCACCCTCTACAACATGGGAGCCAGTCATGCACCAGGTTTCCCTCTGTATGGTATCCTCGGAAAGCTTTTTACTTACCTGGCAGTCGGTGACATTGGCTATCGTGTAAATATCTACACAGCAACAACCGCAGCCGGAGCAGTGCTTTTCCTCTTTCTTACCCTGTTAAAACTTCTCGGGTTAAACCGAACAAGAGAAGATATTGCCTCTCAAAAACCCAAAGCCATTCTCAGTGTCCATATCCCTGCTCTGGCGGCTTCACTTGCCTTTGCTTTTGCTTCTGATCACTGGCAACAGGCAGTAGGGGGTGAAGTATACTCTCTCAATGTGTTTCTTGTCTCGATGATGATCTTTGTGATGGTTTGGTGGTATGAAGAACTCATCGCCAATCACAATCGTCAGGAGATGGATTTTGCGTATCGTAAATCCCTTCTTCTCGCGTATGTGATGGGACTCTCCCTCACAGATCACCAGCTCCCCCTCTGGTACATTGTAGCATTTTTCGTTGTCATGTTTCCTTTGACTTTCTTCGCTCTTTTTGCAAACAAGGTCAAGGACACAGAGCACTTCTCTGCCTCTGAAACCTTTGATATATGGTGGATAGTGATTGCGGCACCTTTTCTTGCTCTCTTTGTTATGCAGTTTAGCGGTCGACTCGGGCTCTTAGTTCTCCTTTTTGGAATGCTGGCAGGATATTCCTTCTTTGCCTTACTTTTGTCACACCTCAAGGAGGAATATCGCAAAGATTTTATGATACGACTTCCCCATGTCCTCACCATGGGAGGACTTGCTATTCTCAGTGTAGCTATTTTTCTCAATAAAGCTTATCTGGCACGATTGATCTATCCTCAGGATGTTGGCTGGATTCTTTTCTCTATCTTCCTTGTTCCCACCTATCTCATGGTATATACTCTTGTGGTAAAACTTCTTCATCTCAAATCAAACTGGGTCGATCGTGTCTTTGAAATTATGGGATTTGGGTCTCTTCTGTTTATTTTTGCCATGACTATCTACCTCTACATGATGGTTCGTGCCAATGCCCTTGCCGATCTCCCTGATCCGAAACCCCTGAGTTGGGGAGATACAAGAAGTCTTGAGGTTCTCTTTAACCAGATGCTCCGAAAACAGTACGGGGGAAGAGCGGCAAGTGGTGGTATCAACTATTTTTGGGGACAGCTTGCCTGGGTGGGAAAATTCATCGTGGATCAATATGGAATTATCAACGTTCTCATCGGTATTGGTGGATTTGTGGTAATGCTCTTCCGTGAAAAGATATGGGCGACCTATCTTTTGTGGGCCATGACTCTCCTTGCAGTTTCTTTGATCAAGTTTGTCAATCCCGAAGTTGATGCCTGGACTCAGAGCTTTCAGGTAGTGATGCACATTCAAAACTTCTGGGTATACGCGATCTTTCTTGCTTATGGATATCAGGCATTGATAGATGCTGCATCGGGATCCTGGTCATTAAAATCCGTCAATGAGGACGCTTGA
- a CDS encoding PfkB family carbohydrate kinase produces the protein MAIVVVGSLAYDSIETPAGKKERILGGSVTHFSNAASFLSKPYIVGVVGQDFREESWDFLRQKTRSHQGVLIRPGKTFFWSGSYEKDLNEAKTKTTELGVFADFQPYIPPKYPKHGFLFLANIDPLIQKQVVVEFPKMRWRFLDTMNFWITHKARELDDVLNYVNGLFLNEGEAMLLSGKENPLEAMETIYRPHFELLIMKRGSLGVIIRGKNFRVVLPAYPTTHVVDPTGAGDSFAGAFCSYLDSHHIQKLTPSVVKKAASYAAAVASFCVEDFGVEGIAKHTWKEIRQRWLEYRQMVFL, from the coding sequence GTGGCAATAGTTGTTGTTGGTTCACTGGCATACGATAGTATAGAAACTCCCGCTGGGAAAAAAGAACGCATCCTTGGTGGATCGGTAACCCATTTTTCCAATGCAGCAAGCTTTCTCTCCAAACCCTACATTGTTGGAGTGGTTGGACAGGACTTTCGAGAAGAAAGCTGGGATTTTTTACGTCAAAAAACGCGCTCCCACCAGGGTGTTCTGATTCGTCCGGGGAAAACCTTTTTTTGGTCCGGATCTTACGAAAAAGACCTCAACGAAGCCAAAACAAAAACCACCGAACTCGGGGTTTTTGCCGACTTTCAACCGTATATACCACCCAAATATCCAAAACATGGTTTTCTCTTTCTCGCCAACATAGATCCCCTCATCCAAAAACAGGTTGTCGTTGAATTTCCCAAAATGCGGTGGCGTTTTCTGGACACTATGAATTTCTGGATCACCCATAAAGCCAGGGAACTCGATGATGTTCTCAACTACGTCAATGGCCTTTTCCTCAACGAAGGAGAAGCCATGCTTCTTTCAGGCAAGGAAAACCCCCTGGAAGCCATGGAAACAATCTATCGACCACATTTTGAACTCTTGATTATGAAAAGAGGTTCCCTGGGTGTCATCATCCGCGGGAAAAATTTTCGGGTGGTTCTGCCTGCTTACCCAACAACGCACGTCGTTGATCCAACAGGGGCAGGAGACAGTTTCGCTGGAGCTTTCTGTAGCTATCTAGACAGCCATCACATACAAAAACTTACACCATCCGTGGTAAAAAAAGCCGCTTCCTACGCTGCCGCGGTTGCCTCTTTCTGCGTTGAAGATTTTGGTGTTGAAGGTATAGCCAAACACACCTGGAAAGAGATACGCCAGCGATGGCTGGAATACCGACAAATGGTGTTTTTATAA
- a CDS encoding class I SAM-dependent methyltransferase: MKKQILEEFNSERYDDDHSMDIHSSNNYLRYHLIYKHIKEYVEKNKRDVEVKLLDVGCGPGHLATFLSPLKNLTLYGCDISEKSLALAKEKGMNTVKCNLWETLPFPDGFFDIVVATEVIEHIYDTEHFIREIKRILKEDGLLVITTPNVASLGRRIMLLLGINPVLEYKLSGGAGHIRYFTFKDLRSFLIENGFRIVKMETDAINISFNGKIYSRFLGRVFPTLGRCVCCVANKLRD; this comes from the coding sequence ATGAAAAAACAAATTCTTGAAGAATTTAATTCAGAGAGATACGATGATGATCATTCTATGGATATTCATTCCAGTAATAATTATTTGAGGTATCACCTTATTTATAAACATATAAAAGAGTATGTGGAAAAAAACAAGAGAGATGTAGAAGTAAAACTCCTTGATGTGGGGTGTGGGCCAGGACATCTTGCGACGTTTCTTTCTCCTCTAAAAAACCTTACGCTGTATGGGTGTGATATTTCAGAAAAAAGTTTAGCCCTTGCAAAGGAGAAAGGGATGAATACGGTGAAATGTAACCTGTGGGAGACATTGCCTTTTCCTGATGGTTTTTTTGATATAGTGGTTGCTACTGAGGTGATTGAACATATCTATGATACCGAACATTTTATAAGGGAAATAAAAAGGATTTTGAAAGAGGATGGGCTTCTCGTTATCACTACTCCCAATGTGGCTTCTCTCGGAAGAAGGATTATGCTGCTTTTGGGGATAAATCCTGTTCTTGAGTATAAACTCTCTGGAGGAGCGGGACATATTCGATACTTTACTTTTAAAGATTTGAGAAGTTTTTTGATTGAAAATGGGTTTCGAATCGTTAAGATGGAAACCGATGCGATCAATATTTCTTTTAATGGGAAAATATATTCAAGGTTTTTAGGGAGAGTATTTCCAACATTGGGAAGATGTGTTTGTTGTGTTGCCAATAAATTGCGAGATTGA
- a CDS encoding PilZ domain-containing protein, with the protein MKALLYAYNTEYAKELAIRLIPFGMETFPFSSEHDIQAEENNEESPFQVIFTEKTEKEFLENLKKKYQNQPLIILTSKDLPPSEMRNLIPLGISTIMKIKNQPEAMVEEIVQFMTAHNIRSKDKRLHIRVQPKPHETATASVYLKKMARFVKGKILDISAGGFALAAEDSLEISLLAPGELYDNVILSLNGKEIKTVARMIVRRDVIAGFKFENVEPNEMYKIATYIYNHLEENYQRKLKSMMSESE; encoded by the coding sequence ATGAAAGCTCTCTTGTATGCCTATAACACCGAGTACGCCAAGGAGTTAGCCATACGATTAATCCCATTCGGGATGGAAACTTTTCCGTTTTCAAGTGAACATGATATCCAAGCAGAAGAAAATAACGAAGAATCACCCTTTCAAGTCATTTTTACCGAGAAAACAGAAAAAGAGTTTCTTGAAAATCTCAAAAAAAAATATCAAAACCAACCTCTCATCATTTTAACTTCAAAGGATTTGCCTCCCAGCGAAATGCGGAATCTCATCCCTCTGGGGATATCCACTATTATGAAGATCAAAAACCAACCAGAGGCAATGGTAGAAGAAATTGTCCAGTTTATGACAGCCCACAATATACGTTCCAAGGACAAACGTCTCCATATCCGTGTACAACCAAAACCCCATGAAACAGCAACTGCCTCCGTGTATCTCAAAAAAATGGCACGTTTTGTCAAGGGAAAAATTCTTGATATCAGTGCGGGTGGATTTGCTCTTGCCGCAGAAGATTCTCTCGAGATAAGCCTCCTCGCTCCTGGTGAACTCTATGATAACGTTATTCTCAGCCTTAACGGCAAAGAAATCAAAACAGTAGCAAGAATGATTGTACGAAGAGACGTGATCGCCGGTTTCAAGTTCGAAAATGTTGAACCCAACGAGATGTACAAGATAGCCACCTATATCTATAACCATCTCGAAGAGAACTATCAACGAAAACTCAAATCAATGATGAGTGAAAGTGAATAG
- the greA gene encoding transcription elongation factor GreA, which produces MTETQKREDILRNLRERIKQEQWTQTAINEYSVKMFVELDNIIHIAVEEGFQNELKELCNEALASKQESVIATYILGMLPFEENSIGNNLIPDLIRRFLENKKYKIAEYLSEKLLTYREDQEALRALETIYENQNNQEELLNIRRRLVLVDAKNASTAKYLGEYYEAQGDKDQAAFYYRLAFERYIKLKTIRSLEELWSKMVKLFHDDTNLILLLARKMRELQGDARVAETVYHDYVHTLMKAGKYQEALNILKIIIEWKPEDKTLRKALEDCYRALYQDHSQLEKYLKLSNIGQTWKPYRDAIRIFESHIAFDVGKYVQHKNWGFGQVKSIEDENVIIDFETKPGHKMSLDIALRALTVLDDNHILLWKKKRPEELTKLLQEDPTQVVEIILKSMGGTASATQIKEWLVPDILSESNWSKWWLVTRKRIESSNTIVPSLTKKNFFELRTSEVSVLDELISKFKKSGTMENKIKYIMDYKLRGGNLSDGAATAMSAYFEDILKSNTEAPERKLTAFLVLRFVHGSNISYDDLDNSLLYNIKNLPEFYTNLDIELKKELLALVRNKIKEWPSKYVDLITKTPMNRLDNLMLEELIASENFSAIQEIMEIAFSNYIEKPELFLWFSQRLMEEKELLKRFGIKENDVMFRLLDIYDHLGQEIDDKVNVAQNKRLLSTIESILFDKKLLDTVMDHMEPSIALSLYTQLENSGYFPDAQKTKYREELLQKYPDLKNKEIQEKTKQVSKIRPPLLVTRKSLEAKRAELNRLVTVEIPENSRAIGDAMEKGDLRENAEYKAALEKQDQLKAAVARLEAELAKAKVIEKSRVDTSIVDVGTKVTLKTNTGEKVTYQILGQWDVDFEKQIISYLSPLGAALLDKQKGDVVEFEFGGEKKVYTIEAIEMADFED; this is translated from the coding sequence ATGACAGAAACCCAGAAGAGAGAGGATATTCTCAGAAACCTGAGAGAAAGAATTAAACAAGAACAGTGGACGCAGACCGCTATAAACGAGTACTCTGTTAAAATGTTTGTTGAACTGGATAACATCATCCATATTGCTGTGGAAGAAGGCTTCCAGAACGAACTCAAAGAGCTCTGCAACGAGGCTCTCGCCAGCAAGCAAGAGAGTGTTATCGCAACCTACATCCTTGGCATGTTGCCCTTTGAAGAAAACTCGATTGGCAACAACCTGATACCCGATCTCATTCGACGTTTCCTCGAAAACAAAAAATACAAAATAGCTGAGTACCTGAGCGAAAAGCTCCTTACCTATCGGGAGGATCAGGAGGCTCTGAGAGCACTCGAAACCATCTATGAAAACCAGAACAACCAGGAAGAGCTTCTCAACATCCGCCGTCGTCTCGTACTTGTCGACGCCAAAAACGCCTCCACCGCAAAATATCTTGGGGAGTACTATGAGGCTCAGGGCGACAAGGATCAGGCAGCCTTTTACTATCGGCTCGCTTTTGAACGTTACATCAAGCTCAAAACCATACGCTCCCTCGAAGAATTGTGGTCTAAAATGGTAAAACTTTTCCACGACGATACCAACCTTATCCTGCTTCTTGCAAGAAAAATGCGAGAACTTCAAGGAGATGCCAGGGTGGCTGAAACGGTCTATCATGACTATGTTCACACCTTAATGAAAGCGGGCAAATATCAGGAAGCGCTCAACATTCTGAAGATTATCATCGAATGGAAACCCGAGGATAAAACACTCCGCAAAGCACTCGAGGACTGTTATCGTGCTCTCTATCAGGATCATTCCCAGCTAGAGAAGTACCTCAAACTCTCCAACATTGGGCAGACATGGAAGCCCTATCGTGATGCCATCCGCATCTTTGAAAGCCATATTGCTTTTGATGTAGGAAAATATGTTCAACACAAAAACTGGGGATTTGGACAGGTCAAATCCATCGAAGATGAAAACGTAATCATTGATTTTGAAACCAAACCAGGCCATAAAATGTCTCTTGATATTGCCCTTCGAGCCCTTACCGTTCTCGACGACAACCACATTCTTCTCTGGAAAAAGAAACGTCCGGAAGAACTCACAAAACTTCTCCAAGAGGATCCAACGCAGGTGGTAGAAATCATTTTAAAAAGCATGGGTGGTACCGCTTCCGCAACCCAGATCAAAGAATGGCTTGTTCCTGACATTCTTTCAGAGTCAAACTGGAGCAAGTGGTGGCTGGTCACACGAAAACGTATCGAGAGCAGCAATACGATTGTACCCAGTCTCACCAAGAAAAACTTTTTTGAACTTCGTACATCTGAAGTCTCTGTCCTTGACGAACTGATAAGCAAGTTCAAAAAATCCGGCACCATGGAAAATAAAATCAAATACATTATGGATTACAAACTCCGGGGAGGAAATCTCTCAGATGGAGCAGCCACCGCCATGAGTGCTTACTTTGAAGACATTCTCAAATCAAATACTGAAGCTCCAGAGCGAAAACTCACAGCCTTTTTGGTGTTGCGTTTCGTACACGGTTCAAACATCTCTTATGACGATCTTGACAACAGTCTCCTCTACAACATCAAAAATCTCCCCGAATTCTACACCAACCTCGATATCGAACTCAAGAAAGAGCTTCTTGCATTGGTACGAAACAAGATCAAAGAATGGCCTTCAAAGTATGTGGATCTCATTACCAAGACACCCATGAACCGTCTTGATAACCTCATGCTTGAAGAGCTGATTGCCAGCGAAAACTTCAGTGCCATTCAGGAAATCATGGAAATAGCCTTTTCAAACTATATCGAAAAACCAGAGCTTTTCCTGTGGTTTAGTCAACGGCTCATGGAAGAAAAAGAACTCTTGAAACGATTTGGTATCAAGGAAAATGATGTGATGTTCCGACTTCTCGACATCTACGACCATCTTGGACAGGAAATCGATGACAAGGTTAACGTCGCTCAGAACAAACGGCTCCTCTCAACAATTGAGAGCATCCTTTTTGACAAAAAACTGCTCGATACCGTTATGGATCATATGGAACCTTCGATAGCCCTTTCTCTGTATACTCAGCTTGAAAACTCCGGTTACTTCCCCGATGCCCAGAAAACAAAGTATAGAGAGGAACTCCTCCAGAAGTATCCTGATCTTAAGAATAAAGAAATTCAGGAAAAAACCAAACAGGTGTCTAAAATTCGTCCTCCTCTTCTTGTTACTCGCAAGAGTCTTGAAGCAAAACGCGCTGAGCTTAACCGTCTTGTAACGGTAGAAATTCCGGAAAATAGCCGCGCTATTGGAGATGCCATGGAAAAAGGAGACCTCCGGGAAAATGCTGAGTATAAAGCCGCCCTCGAAAAACAGGATCAGCTCAAGGCCGCTGTCGCACGGCTTGAAGCGGAACTTGCCAAAGCCAAAGTGATAGAAAAGTCTCGGGTAGACACCTCTATCGTCGATGTAGGTACCAAGGTTACCCTCAAAACCAATACAGGAGAAAAGGTAACCTACCAGATTCTCGGACAGTGGGATGTGGATTTTGAAAAGCAGATTATCTCCTATCTCTCTCCTCTTGGTGCTGCCCTCCTTGATAAACAAAAAGGAGATGTGGTAGAGTTTGAGTTTGGCGGAGAAAAGAAGGTATACACCATAGAAGCAATTGAAATGGCCGATTTCGAAGATTAA